A genome region from SAR324 cluster bacterium includes the following:
- a CDS encoding response regulator: protein MSFIITALIVDDEPNICKTLSRVIHSLSPYPVKILEAENGKVALQLMENQAVDMVITDVKMPVMDGLTLLKKIRIKNKGIPVIVTSAHGDESIILEALRGGATTFFRKPSSLSVIEDTLRSVFGFIHEQKALRINYENLDYLCCEMHLQSDITLMASTSQCLLQYFYNSHYISQVVSIQTVFYELLANAIEHGNWEINGEEKRLAQTEGNWDKLVKERTQNPQYLERQVHIRLEYTPMEATFTITDEGNGFDWRQIPDAFSEDAILWENGRGLILSKIYCKSLSYNDKGNEVTFVIAAQKD, encoded by the coding sequence ATGTCTTTTATCATTACCGCATTGATTGTGGATGATGAACCAAATATCTGCAAAACGTTATCCCGTGTGATACATTCACTCAGTCCTTATCCTGTGAAAATACTCGAAGCGGAAAACGGAAAAGTTGCTCTCCAGTTAATGGAAAATCAGGCTGTGGATATGGTGATTACCGATGTCAAAATGCCTGTGATGGATGGCCTTACATTGTTAAAAAAAATACGTATCAAGAATAAAGGAATCCCGGTCATTGTGACCAGTGCTCATGGAGATGAAAGTATCATTCTGGAAGCGCTGCGTGGTGGGGCAACCACTTTTTTCAGAAAACCATCCAGCCTGTCTGTCATTGAAGACACACTCCGTTCAGTATTCGGATTTATCCATGAACAAAAAGCACTTCGTATCAATTATGAAAATCTGGATTATCTGTGCTGTGAAATGCATCTTCAGAGTGATATCACTTTGATGGCAAGTACCAGCCAGTGTCTATTACAATATTTCTATAATTCACACTACATCTCTCAGGTCGTATCCATCCAGACGGTATTTTATGAATTGCTAGCCAACGCCATTGAACATGGTAACTGGGAAATAAATGGAGAAGAAAAACGATTAGCACAAACAGAAGGCAACTGGGATAAGCTAGTGAAAGAAAGAACCCAAAATCCTCAGTATCTTGAACGACAGGTGCACATTAGATTAGAATATACCCCCATGGAAGCAACCTTCACCATTACAGATGAAGGCAACGGTTTCGACTGGCGTCAGATTCCTGATGCATTCTCTGAGGACGCAATTTTGTGGGAAAACGGAAGAGGACTGATTCTGTCAAAAATATATTGCAAATCATTGAGTTATAATGACAAGGGGAATGAAGTCACATTTGTCATTGCCGCACAGAAGGATTGA
- a CDS encoding long-chain fatty acid--CoA ligase — MLNLASILDSSAREFPLQTALVLGDKTFNYAQLNGAANKIANGLLQAGIKKGDRVALTCPNLPYFPMAYYGILKAGAVVVPINVLLKDKEIEYVLKDSEAKAYFCFSGTPELPMGEWGWKAFNNVKTCNHFILMTPDPAAASPIEGATTLGQFMKDPSPVAETASTAPQDSAVILYTSGTTGNPKGAELSHVNLMMNTFVARDLLQTPRGETQLIVLPMFHSFGQVVQMNTGILCAHKLVLVPRFEPGMVLELLEKQAVNIFCGVPTMYWALLNHPQKDAVQKVRDAKHLRLCASGGAAIPVEIIKQFEDFFEVPILEGYGLSETSPIATFNHMHHTRIPGSVGTPVWGVDVKIVDTEDNEVPAETVGEIAIRGHNVMKGYLNRPEATAEVMKGGWFHSGDLGKKDKEGHIYIVDRVKDMIIRGGFNVYPREIEEVLMTNPGISLTAVIGVPDPKMGEEIKAFIVLKEGAKLTPKEIIAWSKESMADYKYPRIVEICKTLPMTATGKILKKELKTQ, encoded by the coding sequence ATCCTGAATCTGGCCTCAATTCTTGACTCATCCGCCCGCGAGTTTCCCTTGCAGACCGCGCTTGTGCTGGGTGACAAAACCTTCAATTATGCCCAACTCAATGGTGCTGCCAATAAAATCGCAAACGGCTTGCTTCAGGCTGGAATCAAAAAAGGAGATCGAGTCGCGTTAACCTGCCCCAATCTTCCCTATTTTCCCATGGCGTATTACGGCATTTTGAAAGCCGGAGCAGTGGTGGTTCCCATCAATGTCCTGCTTAAAGACAAGGAAATTGAATATGTTTTAAAAGATTCTGAAGCCAAAGCCTATTTCTGCTTTTCCGGTACCCCTGAACTCCCGATGGGTGAATGGGGTTGGAAGGCCTTCAATAATGTCAAAACCTGTAACCATTTCATCTTGATGACTCCTGATCCTGCCGCAGCGTCACCTATTGAAGGTGCCACTACGTTGGGACAATTCATGAAAGATCCGTCACCTGTTGCGGAAACTGCTTCCACAGCGCCTCAAGACTCTGCTGTTATTCTTTACACATCAGGAACAACAGGAAATCCAAAGGGTGCCGAACTGAGTCATGTCAATCTCATGATGAATACCTTTGTCGCCAGAGATTTATTACAGACACCAAGAGGGGAAACACAATTGATTGTGTTACCAATGTTTCATTCCTTCGGACAGGTTGTCCAGATGAATACCGGAATCCTTTGCGCTCACAAACTGGTGCTGGTTCCAAGGTTTGAACCGGGAATGGTGCTGGAATTACTTGAAAAACAGGCAGTGAATATATTTTGTGGTGTTCCTACCATGTATTGGGCCTTGCTGAATCATCCACAGAAAGACGCAGTTCAGAAAGTCCGGGATGCCAAACACCTGCGGTTGTGTGCGTCAGGTGGCGCGGCGATTCCAGTGGAAATCATCAAGCAGTTTGAAGATTTTTTTGAGGTGCCCATTCTGGAAGGCTATGGTTTGTCAGAAACATCTCCAATTGCCACTTTCAATCACATGCATCACACACGCATTCCCGGTTCTGTCGGAACACCGGTCTGGGGCGTTGATGTCAAAATTGTGGATACTGAAGACAATGAAGTGCCCGCAGAAACGGTTGGAGAAATCGCGATTCGTGGGCACAATGTAATGAAAGGCTATCTCAATCGCCCCGAAGCCACTGCTGAAGTCATGAAAGGCGGCTGGTTTCATTCTGGGGATCTCGGAAAAAAAGACAAGGAAGGACATATTTATATTGTAGACCGCGTGAAAGACATGATCATTCGTGGTGGTTTCAATGTATATCCCCGTGAAATTGAGGAAGTCCTGATGACCAACCCGGGAATTTCACTGACTGCGGTGATTGGTGTGCCTGATCCTAAAATGGGTGAGGAGATCAAGGCCTTTATAGTCCTGAAAGAGGGTGCAAAATTGACTCCTAAAGAGATCATTGCATGGTCCAAGGAAAGCATGGCAGATTATAAATATCCCCGAATTGTGGAAATCTGCAAAACGCTGCCGATGACCGCCACAGGCAAGATTCTTAAAAAAGAATTGAAAACTCAATAA
- a CDS encoding YceI family protein: MTQNYRISKDSSQIRLLLYKEATLLSPLAHNHVMVITDLDGMIRYDAQNIGKSGLSVTIPVSTFNVDSEQFRREEGPDFASKISDRDIKKTTEIMLDKDILYARKFPTMSLDSLSVSGQLPQLSVKTSICIKGNVCEVMLPVHVDIEANQMKIAGEIMLKQTDFKIKPVSVLLGSIKVQNEFQVKFNIVAELE, encoded by the coding sequence ATGACACAGAATTACAGAATTTCCAAAGACAGCAGCCAGATTCGTCTTCTGCTGTACAAAGAAGCAACACTCTTGTCGCCCTTGGCCCATAACCATGTGATGGTGATTACAGACCTTGACGGCATGATTCGTTATGATGCGCAAAATATTGGCAAATCCGGACTCAGTGTCACCATTCCTGTCTCAACATTTAATGTGGATTCAGAACAGTTCCGGCGCGAAGAAGGGCCAGATTTTGCCAGCAAAATTTCTGATCGGGATATAAAAAAAACGACGGAAATCATGCTGGATAAAGATATTCTTTACGCTAGAAAATTTCCGACCATGTCTCTGGATTCCCTGTCAGTATCCGGCCAACTTCCCCAACTTTCTGTCAAAACCAGTATTTGCATCAAGGGCAATGTCTGTGAAGTGATGTTGCCGGTCCATGTTGACATAGAAGCAAACCAGATGAAAATCGCTGGTGAGATCATGTTGAAGCAGACTGATTTCAAAATAAAACCCGTCAGTGTTTTGCTGGGAAGCATCAAGGTGCAGAATGAGTTTCAGGTAAAATTTAATATCGTTGCTGAGTTGGAATAA